A single window of Entomoplasma ellychniae DNA harbors:
- a CDS encoding ATP-binding cassette domain-containing protein yields the protein MSIKLKNINIDYGNFLAVDNLNIEIKKGELVSLLGPSGCGKTTALNAIAGLINTTSGQIFFDGIDVTHKSSQKRNIGLVFQSYALYTHMSVFKNIAYPLYYSKKFKKELSYENKINKLRIKAIDESKGYSIIIKQQKEIDSLINKFNNEFENLKANLKVKFLRNHKQSINEYCVSVINNAQGSENKKNDAFNQLKTYLYDKSKISFEKIINKVENDLYLKLKSFDSIYDIRFSIFIKNLKQNIQDKNKEFSKYTNELKKTMKKTKKEISKQQKKELNIVIFSNLTSSEYEKYKITKDEVTFSFVNNEFKEVNTIIEKLLLSLKTKIESNFIKNNVASKVNYEIISFINSEAKKLKVENEIIYSLIKNILDKFKKEILLKYADNRFVRTIGYFNNLFNFSIKYKATFNLEENIKIDIKMRVNDILLRNFSTLDQELLVNSSLEDTKDQKNEIKKQIYTRKRKIKELVFETATQVEIQNQLNKKPGELSGGQQQRVAIARAIVKKPNILLLDEPLSNLDAKLRLTTREWIKRFQKSVGITTVFVTHDQEEAMSISDSIYVMNKGVLQQSGSPLDIYNHPSNEFVANFIGTPNINFIKASKTKSGFKLPSNEFLNFKNLPESRNFKLGIRPEKILTKRDKNLIFLAEGHVVLVEQLGKQNHVKIKTNNSELMIVIDPKDWEIVAKNKTIKLYTDPNNIYVFDENQNKIEVEYAK from the coding sequence ATGAGTATTAAACTAAAAAATATAAATATTGATTATGGTAATTTTTTAGCTGTTGACAATTTAAACATCGAAATAAAAAAAGGTGAACTTGTTTCTCTTTTAGGACCTTCTGGATGTGGTAAAACAACAGCTTTAAATGCCATAGCAGGATTAATTAATACAACTTCTGGTCAAATATTTTTTGACGGGATTGATGTAACTCACAAATCTAGCCAAAAAAGAAATATAGGTTTAGTTTTCCAAAGTTATGCATTGTATACACACATGAGTGTATTTAAAAATATAGCTTACCCTCTTTATTATTCAAAAAAATTTAAAAAAGAATTAAGTTATGAGAACAAAATAAACAAATTAAGAATTAAAGCAATTGATGAATCAAAAGGATATTCAATAATAATAAAACAACAAAAAGAAATTGATTCATTAATTAATAAATTTAACAATGAATTTGAAAATTTAAAAGCAAATTTGAAGGTTAAATTTTTAAGAAACCATAAACAATCTATAAATGAGTATTGTGTATCAGTAATAAATAACGCACAAGGATCTGAAAACAAAAAAAATGATGCATTTAATCAACTTAAAACTTATTTGTATGATAAATCAAAAATTTCTTTTGAAAAAATAATTAATAAAGTAGAGAATGACTTATATTTAAAGTTAAAGTCTTTTGACTCAATATATGATATTAGATTTTCTATTTTTATAAAAAATTTAAAACAAAATATTCAAGATAAAAATAAAGAGTTTTCTAAATATACAAATGAATTAAAAAAAACAATGAAAAAGACTAAAAAGGAAATCTCTAAACAACAAAAAAAAGAATTAAATATTGTAATTTTTTCTAATTTAACATCTTCTGAGTATGAAAAATACAAAATTACAAAAGATGAAGTAACATTTAGTTTTGTTAATAATGAATTTAAGGAAGTTAATACAATTATTGAAAAATTATTGCTTTCTTTAAAAACAAAAATAGAATCAAACTTTATTAAAAACAATGTTGCATCTAAAGTAAACTACGAAATAATTAGTTTTATTAATAGTGAAGCAAAAAAATTAAAAGTTGAAAATGAAATTATTTATTCTTTAATCAAAAATATCTTAGATAAATTTAAAAAAGAAATTTTATTAAAATATGCTGATAATAGATTTGTTAGAACAATTGGGTACTTTAATAATTTATTTAATTTTTCAATAAAATATAAAGCAACTTTCAATTTAGAAGAAAATATTAAAATTGATATAAAAATGCGTGTTAATGATATATTATTAAGAAATTTTTCAACATTAGATCAAGAATTATTAGTTAACTCTTCTCTAGAAGACACAAAAGATCAAAAAAATGAAATCAAAAAGCAAATTTATACAAGAAAAAGAAAAATTAAAGAGTTAGTTTTTGAAACAGCAACACAAGTTGAAATACAAAATCAGCTAAATAAAAAGCCAGGTGAATTGTCAGGTGGTCAACAACAGCGTGTAGCAATAGCAAGAGCTATTGTAAAAAAACCAAATATTCTTTTGTTAGATGAACCGTTGTCAAATTTAGATGCTAAATTAAGATTAACAACAAGAGAGTGAATTAAAAGATTTCAAAAAAGTGTTGGAATTACCACTGTATTTGTTACTCATGACCAAGAAGAAGCTATGAGTATATCTGATTCAATATATGTTATGAATAAGGGTGTTTTACAGCAATCAGGTTCTCCATTAGATATATATAATCACCCATCAAATGAGTTTGTGGCTAATTTTATAGGAACACCAAATATAAATTTTATAAAAGCTTCTAAAACAAAAAGTGGTTTCAAATTACCATCTAATGAGTTTTTAAACTTTAAAAACCTACCAGAATCTAGAAATTTTAAATTAGGTATAAGACCAGAAAAAATATTAACAAAAAGAGATAAAAATTTAATTTTTTTAGCAGAAGGACATGTAGTTTTAGTTGAACAATTAGGTAAACAAAATCACGTTAAAATAAAAACAAATAACTCAGAACTAATGATAGTTATAGACCCAAAAGATTGAGAAATTGTTGCAAAAAACAAAACTATAAAATTGTATACTGACCCTAATAATATTTATGTTTTTGATGAAAATCAAAATAAAATAGAGGTTGAATATGCAAAATAA
- a CDS encoding carbohydrate ABC transporter permease yields the protein MQNNDWSKKTKTKEFKELKDNPKGVQDKKNSDFKPKFLTPKPKNMEKSKFDFLNQLLWITPGLIFVLIFSYFSIFIVFRYGFSAGGSVGNFVFSFQQIKFILFEDQTREFVYSLRNTFIYVVISVPISLFIALFTAKALSNLLSKKAYGFFQSTLFLPYVTSSLAVAMVFSTLFLNGGAPVINTFMKIFIKDFNVNWREPKYTMILLVIFGVWRMLPFKIIMFTSAFLRVDKRLYQAASLDGTPRWQQFWKISLPQILPVIIYMITTSIIGGFKFMPLGLFNNYSEARQSSAQTAVYYIFDKVNPSGGGIPSYGKAGAASIVLMVLTLLMTIFNKKLSRFLNKKYR from the coding sequence ATGCAAAATAATGATTGATCTAAAAAAACAAAAACTAAAGAGTTCAAAGAATTAAAAGATAATCCTAAAGGTGTTCAAGATAAAAAAAACAGTGACTTTAAACCTAAGTTCTTAACACCAAAACCAAAAAATATGGAAAAGAGTAAATTTGACTTTTTAAATCAGTTATTATGAATAACACCAGGTTTAATATTTGTTTTAATATTTTCTTATTTTTCAATTTTTATAGTTTTTAGATATGGTTTTAGTGCTGGGGGATCTGTTGGAAATTTTGTTTTCAGCTTCCAACAAATAAAATTTATACTTTTTGAAGATCAAACTAGAGAATTTGTATATTCATTAAGAAATACATTTATATACGTTGTTATTTCAGTGCCGATATCGTTATTTATAGCTTTATTTACTGCAAAAGCACTTTCTAATCTTTTAAGCAAAAAAGCATATGGTTTTTTCCAATCAACATTATTTTTACCTTATGTTACATCATCTTTAGCTGTGGCTATGGTTTTCTCAACATTATTTTTAAATGGTGGTGCCCCAGTTATAAATACATTTATGAAAATTTTTATAAAAGATTTTAATGTAAATTGAAGAGAACCAAAATATACCATGATATTACTTGTTATATTTGGTGTATGAAGGATGTTGCCTTTTAAAATAATAATGTTCACATCAGCTTTTTTAAGAGTTGATAAAAGATTGTATCAAGCAGCTTCATTAGATGGGACCCCTAGATGACAACAATTTTGAAAAATATCATTACCCCAAATACTCCCAGTAATAATTTACATGATTACCACAAGTATAATTGGGGGGTTTAAGTTTATGCCTTTAGGTTTATTTAACAACTATTCCGAAGCAAGACAATCTTCAGCACAAACAGCTGTTTATTATATATTTGACAAAGTTAATCCAAGTGGAGGTGGTATACCTTCTTATGGAAAAGCTGGAGCTGCTTCAATAGTTCTTATGGTATTAACCTTGCTTATGACAATATTTAATAAAAAATTATCTAGATTTTTAAATAAAAAATACAGATAG
- a CDS encoding carbohydrate ABC transporter permease, giving the protein MASQNLSREKYNFQISNYESQIEKKEEKIILSNNWFNAFIMKISLFFFIKFSLKWINFKNFFYLKKVKKIQKNTLRMSGDVWYKNIAPGLLNWTILLVMFVITIFPFYWMLITSFKSYDEVDPTKTRTLWELLWPKSWSLETYKNMFNFIDSVSSDSISFQRFFLNSFFIAILSTLTQLIASIIGGFAIYNWRTKINPLFMMIMFSIMMVPGEAMLLGRYILMVQLNWTNTLMALIIPFIGNVFTIYLMSNAFYALNRDLKRAAKIDGLSSFQYFLKIALPAISATIITAFIISFIESWNSVLWPVTIMRDNSEWKTIPIMLWKMMQTSGLEPELQVGFNPINLKMAASFIAILPMLVVFVVFNKFIINGLSKRGSSSSKG; this is encoded by the coding sequence ATGGCTAGCCAAAATTTATCAAGAGAAAAATACAATTTTCAAATTTCTAATTACGAAAGTCAAATAGAAAAAAAAGAAGAAAAAATTATTTTGTCTAATAATTGATTTAATGCGTTTATTATGAAAATAAGTTTGTTTTTTTTCATTAAGTTTTCTTTAAAATGAATAAACTTTAAAAACTTTTTCTACTTAAAAAAAGTTAAAAAAATACAAAAAAATACATTAAGAATGTCTGGTGATGTTTGATATAAAAATATTGCACCCGGACTTTTGAATTGAACTATACTTTTAGTTATGTTTGTTATTACGATATTTCCTTTTTATTGAATGTTAATTACGTCTTTTAAAAGTTATGATGAAGTTGATCCAACAAAGACAAGAACTTTGTGAGAATTGCTATGGCCTAAAAGTTGAAGTCTAGAAACATACAAAAACATGTTTAATTTTATTGATTCTGTTTCTTCTGACTCAATATCTTTTCAAAGATTTTTTTTAAACTCATTTTTTATAGCAATATTATCAACATTGACTCAATTGATAGCTTCTATTATTGGGGGATTTGCAATTTATAATTGAAGAACAAAAATCAACCCATTATTCATGATGATAATGTTTTCAATTATGATGGTCCCTGGAGAAGCTATGTTACTTGGAAGATATATTCTTATGGTCCAATTAAACTGAACAAATACTTTAATGGCATTAATTATTCCTTTTATAGGTAATGTTTTTACAATTTACTTAATGAGCAATGCTTTTTATGCATTAAATAGAGATTTAAAAAGAGCGGCAAAAATTGATGGTCTTTCTAGTTTTCAATATTTTCTAAAAATTGCTTTACCAGCTATTAGTGCAACTATTATTACTGCTTTCATAATATCTTTTATTGAATCATGAAACTCAGTTCTATGGCCAGTAACTATAATGCGAGATAACTCAGAGTGAAAAACAATACCTATTATGCTTTGGAAAATGATGCAAACTTCAGGTCTTGAACCAGAATTACAAGTTGGTTTTAACCCTATAAATCTTAAAATGGCTGCGTCTTTTATAGCAATTTTACCAATGTTAGTTGTGTTTGTAGTATTTAATAAATTTATAATCAATGGTCTTTCTAAAAGAGGATCATCAAGTTCTAAAGGGTAA
- the dusB gene encoding tRNA dihydrouridine synthase DusB, which produces MKIKNIEIKSKLVQAPMAGISNPVFRLIAKQHGASLVCAEMVSIEGMTHNNKRTYEMLEVNKEEHPMSMQIFGNDVNSFITATKWIDENVDCDIIDLNIGCPAPKVAIKSASGSSLLKSPDLIFDIVQAVVNNTKKPVTAKIRLGWDKNSVNAVEVAKLIEKAGASAIAVHGRTRDEFYTGNADWEKIREVKQAVSIPVIGNGDVVDGPSAKAMLDLTGCDAVMIARASQGNPWIFKQINHYLETGEELAKPTLQEWEATVLNHATLLIQWRGNEEFAIKEFRKHLTWYLAALDKTKNISSLKEQANQIQAFNDIIDIIKLYKGE; this is translated from the coding sequence ATGAAAATTAAAAATATAGAAATAAAAAGTAAACTTGTACAAGCTCCAATGGCTGGTATATCTAATCCTGTTTTTAGATTAATAGCAAAACAACATGGAGCAAGTCTTGTATGTGCTGAAATGGTTTCTATTGAAGGAATGACACACAATAACAAAAGAACCTATGAAATGTTAGAAGTTAATAAAGAAGAGCACCCAATGAGCATGCAGATTTTTGGAAATGATGTAAATTCATTTATTACTGCAACAAAATGAATTGATGAAAATGTTGATTGTGATATTATTGATCTTAATATTGGTTGCCCTGCCCCAAAAGTTGCTATTAAATCTGCTAGTGGATCAAGTTTATTAAAATCCCCAGACCTTATTTTTGATATTGTTCAAGCAGTTGTAAATAATACTAAAAAACCTGTAACAGCAAAAATTAGACTAGGTTGAGACAAAAATAGTGTTAATGCTGTTGAAGTCGCAAAGTTAATTGAAAAAGCTGGAGCTAGTGCAATCGCTGTTCATGGTAGAACAAGAGATGAGTTTTATACTGGCAATGCTGATTGAGAAAAAATCAGAGAAGTAAAGCAAGCGGTCTCTATTCCTGTTATTGGTAATGGGGATGTTGTTGATGGGCCTAGTGCTAAAGCTATGTTAGATTTAACTGGTTGTGATGCAGTAATGATTGCCAGAGCTAGTCAAGGTAATCCATGAATATTTAAACAAATAAATCATTATTTAGAGACTGGTGAAGAATTAGCTAAACCTACTTTACAAGAATGAGAAGCCACAGTTTTAAATCACGCCACACTTTTAATTCAATGAAGAGGTAATGAAGAATTTGCTATTAAGGAATTTAGAAAACACTTGACTTGATACTTAGCTGCCCTAGATAAAACTAAAAATATTAGCAGTTTAAAAGAACAAGCAAATCAAATTCAAGCATTTAATGATATTATAGATATAATAAAACTTTACAAAGGAGAATAA
- the lysS gene encoding lysine--tRNA ligase: MSERKFTEQEIIRRAKLLKLQELSQNPFEATKYERSHSLNEIISNFNKYTKEELESLNQKEISIAGRIRLYREAGNKAAFINIDDQNDSLQVYVRLDEIGEEEFGLFRELDLGDIVGFKGILMKTNHGELSLRAKEYTLLSKSLKVLPDKHAGIQDIEEKYRRRYVDLIVNPETKKTFISRTKIIRTIQNILDAKGYMEVETPILHNIKGGAAAKPFETHYNALDTDVYLRIATELHLKRLIVGGFDGVYEIGRIFRNEGISTRHNPEFTSIELYVAYKDFYFLMDLTEELFRKTNEVVNKSQIIQYGEHQLDLSKPFKRLHMVDEIKNLTGVDFWKEMSIDQALELAKKNNIHVEKHQQTVGHIINLFFEEFVESTIIEPTFIYGHPKEISPLSKTNKDDKRFTDRFELFIIGREYANAFSELNDPIDQYERFNDQIKEADAGNDEATEMDIDFIEALEYAMPPTAGIGIGIDRLVMLLTNSESIKDVLLFPQLKNKE; the protein is encoded by the coding sequence ATGTCAGAAAGAAAATTTACAGAGCAAGAAATAATACGTCGTGCTAAATTATTAAAACTTCAAGAATTAAGTCAAAACCCTTTTGAAGCTACAAAATATGAAAGGTCTCATTCATTAAATGAAATAATATCTAATTTTAATAAGTATACAAAAGAAGAATTAGAATCTTTAAACCAAAAAGAAATCTCAATTGCTGGAAGAATCAGATTATATAGAGAAGCTGGTAACAAAGCAGCTTTTATTAATATTGATGATCAAAACGATTCTTTACAAGTGTATGTGAGATTAGATGAGATTGGTGAAGAAGAGTTTGGCTTATTTAGAGAATTAGATTTAGGTGATATTGTTGGTTTTAAAGGTATTTTAATGAAAACAAATCATGGCGAGTTATCATTAAGAGCTAAAGAATACACACTACTTTCTAAATCATTAAAAGTGTTGCCAGATAAACACGCTGGTATTCAAGATATAGAAGAAAAATACAGAAGAAGATATGTTGATTTAATTGTTAACCCAGAAACAAAAAAAACTTTTATTTCTAGAACAAAAATTATTAGAACTATTCAAAATATTTTAGATGCTAAAGGTTATATGGAAGTAGAAACACCTATATTGCACAATATAAAGGGTGGTGCTGCTGCAAAACCATTTGAAACACATTACAATGCCCTAGATACTGATGTTTATTTAAGAATAGCTACAGAACTACATTTAAAAAGGTTAATTGTTGGTGGATTTGATGGAGTTTATGAAATTGGTAGAATATTTAGAAATGAAGGAATTAGCACAAGACATAATCCCGAATTTACTTCTATTGAATTATATGTAGCTTATAAAGACTTTTATTTTTTAATGGATTTAACTGAAGAGTTATTTAGAAAAACTAATGAAGTAGTTAATAAGTCGCAAATTATTCAATATGGTGAACATCAATTAGACTTATCAAAACCATTTAAAAGATTACACATGGTTGATGAGATTAAAAATTTAACTGGTGTTGACTTTTGAAAAGAAATGTCAATTGATCAAGCTTTAGAATTAGCTAAAAAAAATAACATACATGTTGAAAAACACCAACAAACTGTTGGACACATTATTAACTTATTTTTCGAAGAATTTGTTGAAAGTACAATTATTGAACCAACATTTATTTATGGTCACCCAAAAGAAATATCACCTTTATCTAAAACAAATAAAGATGATAAAAGATTCACCGATCGTTTTGAACTATTTATTATTGGTAGAGAATATGCAAATGCATTTAGTGAATTAAATGATCCTATTGACCAATATGAAAGATTTAATGATCAAATTAAAGAAGCTGATGCAGGAAATGATGAAGCTACTGAAATGGATATAGATTTTATTGAAGCTTTAGAATATGCAATGCCTCCAACTGCTGGTATTGGTATTGGAATTGATAGATTAGTTATGTTATTAACTAATAGTGAATCAATAAAAGATGTATTATTATTTCCACAACTTAAAAATAAAGAATAG
- a CDS encoding MurR/RpiR family transcriptional regulator, which produces MGNPSPTKITRFAEKLNLKGYRELKLRLSDISKSIIIDGNFVNVSEKINNNSKVFYKKYVKIHNESFEKQFNYLSHKDIKIFNDCFTYSKRIFIFAFNLSYNISKNFVQRMCWKGLNIISESDPVSIETYINTITKNDCVILITISGNNSLIKGIAEQLTKKTNLLGIGNKTCDFQNLFQDFIKFDSD; this is translated from the coding sequence GTGGGCAACCCCAGTCCAACAAAAATAACAAGGTTTGCAGAAAAACTTAATTTAAAAGGTTACAGAGAATTAAAGTTAAGACTTTCAGATATTTCTAAGTCTATTATTATTGATGGAAATTTTGTAAACGTTTCAGAAAAAATAAATAACAATTCAAAGGTTTTTTATAAAAAGTATGTAAAAATACATAATGAATCTTTTGAAAAACAATTTAATTATCTTTCACATAAAGATATAAAAATTTTTAATGATTGTTTTACATATTCGAAAAGAATATTTATTTTTGCGTTTAATCTTTCATATAATATATCAAAAAATTTTGTGCAAAGAATGTGTTGAAAAGGTTTAAATATTATTTCAGAATCAGACCCAGTGTCCATTGAAACATATATAAACACGATTACAAAAAATGATTGCGTTATTTTAATAACGATATCTGGAAATAATTCATTAATTAAAGGAATTGCTGAACAACTAACTAAAAAAACTAATCTTTTAGGAATTGGTAATAAAACTTGTGATTTTCAAAATTTGTTTCAAGATTTCATTAAGTTTGATAGTGATTAA
- a CDS encoding ABC transporter ATP-binding protein, translating into MELNNKKINGVSYHLLEAIKNRKGFSIGVLLLTIFTVLLMVWNIKCVELITSLMVSKSVLDSMKDIDPKNIQALIQLLKLPEGITTDQIMKILASCSTTPEFYQAIIQEFFYKFISYDGSQIYINLWGAKFGLFALAYSMIADIIVIIIMSYIKYIFSGNVALAYENKLRRQLISKLIDQDVQFFDLNQSGQIISTVIKDSGGLNNYIKEAPVIILLAISTTISSAILMLTISWKLALCVFGLLILFVIIIFISIKISNKATRKINAITEQQNNDMSEKIYSIKLIKSSGTFEKERKHFDDLIQKTNKKEKKKFFVGELPSALIIGGVGSFSMASIVFGVFLFINDTQSLISIISSFTTGVITMTIPIMQLRPIINEIPRTKIAACNISKLLESEITIDKFKTQTINEKVESIKFDNINFIYPNTEKIILKDFSVKLVKGKKYAFVGPTGSGKSTIAKLLLRFYEIQNGEILINNNINLRHLNLKSWLDKIGYVDQEPQILSGSIYDNVAYGLENKTIIEIEEACKKSKLHDLIMTWPDGYDTILAERGAQLSGGQKQRLVIARLILKDPEILILDEATSALDNIVESEIQKELEVLMEGRTTISIAHRLSTIKSFDEIFVLEPGVGIVQTGNFEELTKKEGLFKALYKLSK; encoded by the coding sequence TATAAAAAATAGAAAAGGTTTTTCTATAGGGGTTTTATTGCTAACTATTTTTACTGTTTTATTAATGGTTTGAAATATTAAATGTGTAGAATTGATTACTTCTTTAATGGTTTCTAAAAGTGTTTTAGATTCTATGAAAGATATAGATCCAAAAAATATACAAGCACTTATACAATTATTAAAATTGCCAGAAGGCATAACAACTGATCAAATTATGAAAATATTAGCTAGTTGTTCAACAACACCAGAATTTTATCAAGCCATTATTCAAGAATTTTTTTATAAATTCATAAGTTATGATGGGTCACAAATTTATATTAATCTTTGAGGGGCTAAGTTTGGTTTGTTTGCTTTAGCTTACTCAATGATAGCGGATATAATTGTTATAATTATTATGTCTTATATAAAATATATCTTTTCTGGAAATGTAGCTTTAGCTTACGAAAATAAATTGAGACGCCAACTAATTAGTAAATTAATTGATCAAGATGTTCAATTTTTTGATTTGAATCAATCAGGACAAATTATTTCAACAGTTATAAAAGATAGTGGGGGTTTAAACAACTATATTAAAGAAGCTCCAGTGATTATTCTTTTAGCAATTTCAACAACAATTTCTTCTGCAATTTTAATGTTAACTATTAGCTGAAAACTTGCATTATGTGTTTTTGGACTATTAATACTTTTTGTAATTATTATTTTTATCAGTATTAAAATTTCCAACAAAGCAACTAGAAAAATAAATGCTATAACTGAACAGCAAAATAATGATATGAGTGAAAAAATATATAGTATTAAGTTAATTAAATCATCAGGCACTTTTGAAAAAGAAAGAAAACACTTTGATGACCTTATTCAAAAAACAAACAAAAAAGAGAAAAAGAAATTTTTTGTTGGCGAGTTGCCCTCAGCTTTAATTATTGGTGGTGTTGGAAGTTTTTCAATGGCTTCTATTGTATTTGGTGTCTTCTTATTTATTAATGATACACAATCATTAATAAGTATCATTTCTTCTTTCACAACAGGTGTTATCACTATGACAATCCCAATTATGCAATTAAGACCTATTATTAACGAAATACCAAGAACCAAAATAGCTGCGTGTAATATATCAAAACTATTAGAAAGTGAAATTACAATAGATAAATTTAAAACTCAAACAATAAACGAAAAAGTGGAATCAATTAAGTTTGATAATATTAATTTTATTTATCCAAATACTGAAAAAATTATATTAAAAGATTTTAGTGTTAAATTAGTTAAAGGTAAGAAATATGCTTTTGTTGGGCCTACTGGCTCGGGTAAATCCACAATAGCTAAATTACTTTTAAGATTTTATGAAATTCAAAATGGTGAGATATTAATTAACAATAATATTAATCTAAGACATTTAAATCTTAAATCTTGATTAGATAAAATAGGTTATGTTGATCAAGAACCACAAATACTAAGTGGAAGCATTTATGATAATGTAGCTTATGGTTTAGAAAATAAAACTATAATCGAAATAGAAGAAGCATGTAAAAAATCAAAACTACATGATTTAATTATGACTTGACCTGATGGATATGACACAATTTTAGCTGAACGTGGTGCTCAACTATCTGGTGGTCAAAAACAAAGATTAGTTATTGCTAGACTTATTTTAAAAGATCCTGAAATATTAATTCTTGACGAAGCTACTTCTGCGCTAGATAATATTGTAGAATCTGAAATTCAAAAAGAACTTGAAGTATTAATGGAGGGAAGAACCACAATTTCTATTGCACATAGATTATCAACTATTAAAAGTTTTGATGAGATATTTGTGTTAGAACCTGGTGTTGGAATTGTACAAACAGGAAATTTTGAAGAGTTAACAAAAAAAGAAGGACTATTTAAAGCTCTTTATAAATTATCGAAATAG